The genomic stretch TGAGAGGAGGAGATATTTGAGTTTGGTTGTCCATAGAGCTCGGCATCCTCAACTCAGGGATTATATCCATATGGCTGTATCAGGGCTTCAACCTTTCATTGAAAAGGTTtgcatgtttcttttcttttccttcggtAGCTTGTATTCCAATTTCCAAGTGAATAGAATTGCTTAACGAACACTTGCCAGTGTTTGGAGCCTCTTCACAAATGAGCTTTTTGAATGGATAGCAGGGACTGATAGAGAGAGTAGCTGTTGTATTCTTTGACACTGGGAATATCCCACTGGAGAGATTCATTTTGAAGTTCTCAGTAAACCAGTCATGTGGCTCAAAGGTGGAAGATGTTGAGCTAGAATTTTCTCTTCGatcatttttgatcaagttgTCTGTGTCCCAACCCCTGACTAGTGCTCTTTCTCAAGGTAAGTAATTCATGTCTCGGATGCAGTTTTTGTCTTGTTGGTGGGTACCCTTAAGCTCGCTTTAGAATGTGTGTGATTATGCTTGTTGCATCGTCGAGGATGAAAATATACTTTAGGTGTTGAAACAGTCGAAGCATCTTTTGAGCTCAGCTTCCTCGTTTCTTGTGAGGTCTATGTTTCTTGGTTCTTAGTGCTTGTCAGTTGGGGACCATTCTTCTAAAACCATCATGGCACTAGATTGCAGGTGGGAGATCGTAGCTTACTTTTGTACGATTCC from Rhodamnia argentea isolate NSW1041297 chromosome 2, ASM2092103v1, whole genome shotgun sequence encodes the following:
- the LOC115757536 gene encoding DNA polymerase zeta processivity subunit isoform X2; this encodes MDRRENRSPQGETARILVEFLEVAITSIVYLKGLYPSGAFERRRYLSLVVHRARHPQLRDYIHMAVSGLQPFIEKGLIERVAVVFFDTGNIPLERFILKFSVNQSCGSKVEDVELEFSLRSFLIKLSVSQPLTSALSQDCRWEIVAYFCTIPQANVGNTAALWIPTDTKQWQQPPLITPIKSMSSEPLNVQLYLEHPSLSKTMNSNLQR
- the LOC115757536 gene encoding DNA polymerase zeta processivity subunit isoform X1; the encoded protein is MDRRENRSPQGETARILVEFLEVAITSIVYLKGLYPSGAFERRRYLSLVVHRARHPQLRDYIHMAVSGLQPFIEKGLIERVAVVFFDTGNIPLERFILKFSVNQSCGSKVEDVELEFSLRSFLIKLSVSQPLTSALSQVDCRWEIVAYFCTIPQANVGNTAALWIPTDTKQWQQPPLITPIKSMSSEPLNVQLYLEHPSLSKTMNSNLQR
- the LOC115757536 gene encoding DNA polymerase zeta processivity subunit isoform X3; translation: MDRRENRSPQGETARILVEFLEVAITSIVYLKGLYPSGAFERRRYLSLVVHRARHPQLRDYIHMAVSGLQPFIEKGLIERVAVVFFDTGNIPLERFILKFSVNQSCGSKVEDVELEFSLRSFLIKLSVSQPLTSALSQGQCGQHCCIVDPDGYKAVAAASTHNPHQVNEQ